The Mucilaginibacter rubeus genomic interval GCCTTACCGGCGGCAGCGCTATGGTACTTAATAAACTTACCGCCCAAAAACAGGATGAGGTGCTAAAAGATCTTTTCCAGACTGATGATACCCACATTGGCGTAAGTTATCTCCGCATTAGCATAGGCGCATCTGATATGAGTGCTACCGATTATACTTATGATGAAGTAACGCCCGGTCAAACGGATGTCGACCTGAAAAGCTTTTCTATTGATGCCGAAAAAGCCGATCTCATTCCCGTCTTGAAAAAGATCCTTGCTATCAACCCGAACATTAAAATATTAGGCAGCCCCTGGACGGCCCCTACCTGGATGAAAGTTAACCCCCTTGGCAATAATGGCTTTAAAGGTGGCAGTCTGAATACAGCATATTACGATGCATACGCCCGCTACTTTGTAAAATACATCCAGGCCATGAAAGCTGAGGGCATTACAATTGATGCCATAACACCGCAAAACGAGCCGCTGAACGCAAATAACAACCCGGCTATGTATATGCCATCAAACGAGCAGGCTAACTTTATCAAAAACAACCTTGGCCCTCAATTTAAAACGGCTGGTATTACCACCAAGATCATTATTTATGATCACAATGCCGATAATACCCGTTATCCCGTAGATATTTTCAGCGATGCCGCAGCTAACCCTTTTGTTGATGGATCGGCCTTCCACTTATATAATGGCGATATTAACGCGCTTGGGCCGCTGCATGATGCCTTCCCTAACAAAAACCTTTATTTTACCGAACAATATACTCCATCGAACGGCGGCTTCGGCGGCGATTTGTCATGGCATGTAAGCAACCTCATTATTGGCGCAACACGTAACTGGTGCCGCAATGTACTGGAGTGGAACCTTGCTACCGATCCAGAATACGGTCCACACACGGATGGAGGCTGTACAACCTGCCGCGGAGCTTTAACCGTTACTTCTTCATCGGCAGTAACAAAAAATGTGTCGTATTATATCATTGCACATGCCTCAAAATTTGTCAGACCAGGCGCTGTCCGGATCTCTTCTGATAACGTAGCGGGCTTACCAAACGTGGCCTTCAAAAATACCGATGGCAGCACAGTTTTAATAGTGCTAAATTCAAGCGGAAGTCAGCAAACCTTTAATTTTAAGATAGATGGAAAAACAGCCTCAAGCACTTTAGCCAACGGTTCGGTAGCCACTTATGTGTGGTAAAAACCGTATATTAACAACAAATAGCTAAAAATTAACAATTTAAATAACTGTATATCGTACTTTTAATAGGAATAGAAAAATAAAAATATTATAATTGTATCCGGCCTGACGCTAACCAAACAACCATTTCATTCGCGCCTGTAATGAATCCAACATTACAGGTGCGAAAAACATCCTTTTTGCTGAGCCTATGTTTAAACTGCTACTGAGATCATTTATCGGTATTGTTGTGTTTTGCTTATGCTTTTCAACAGGCATCAAGGCTCAAACTACCGTTCAAATAAATGATAATGTAAACCAGCACATTTTTGAATATAAGCAGATCATTTATTTTGAGGATACAACCGGAAAGCTTGGTCTGGATGGCATCCACGCCGCTTATCTCGCGGGTAAATTTCAGACAAATCCGCAACCCACCCCCGTTACCCAGCATAATAACTCGGCCTATTGGTACCGCATAAAAATTGGGAAGGCCAATGCCACCAATAACAATTGGATCCTGGAGTTTTTTGATCAAACCATTGATAGCATTACCGTTTACTCGCCGGTTAACGATACTTACCGGGCAACTTCATTAGGCAGTAGTCATCCTTTTTCCGCCCGTTTCTACAAACACAAAAACTTTAGTGTAAACATAAACAGCAACCATGGGCCCGATGATGTTTATTACATCCGCATCCGTTCGGGGCACTCGGTTAATGTGATCATGGTTTTACGCACGGTAAGCCGGTTTATCGGCTATGCGCTTGACGAATATTTCTTTTTCGGTGTTTTTTACGGGATGATCCTGGTTTTTGGCCTGTATAATTTCATGATGTTCATAGCCATGCGCCAGGTACAATACCTGTACTACATTATCTATAACCTCAGCATCGGCCTTTATGAAATGTGCGCCGATGGGATAGCCTACCAATACATCTGGCCGGATTACCCTGCCTGGAACAATTATGCTTACGGTATAGCCTTGTTTTCGGCCAGTATTTTCGCCATTCTTTTCGCGCAAAAATTGCTTAATTTAAAAGTGAACGCCCCTCGTTTAAACAAAGTGATAAAAGGGGTTATCGTTTTCAGATGTCTTTATTTCCTGGCCTGTATAACCATTAATATGGCCTGGTTCAATTACAAGATCATTGAATTTTTACCGCTATGCATCTCCTTTTATGCCGGTTGTTATGTATTGATCAAAGGCTATAAACCGGCACGCTTCTTTGTTATCGGTTATACATTCCTGCTTACGGGCTTTATCATTAAAACCTGCATAGCACTAAATATCTGGTGGTTACCTGTTACCGAGTTTGATTATTATAGTCTGAGTGTTTGTTTTATTATGGAGATGCTGTTCATCTCTTTTGCTATTGGCGATAAGGTTCGAATTCTGAAAAAGGAAAAAGACGTTGCCCAGCAAAATATCATAGCGCAGATGAAGCAAAATGAGGAGTTGAAAGATACGCTTAACCGAAGCCTTGAAGCCCAGGTGCAGGAACGTACCCGCGAGCTGGTCGAAAAATCATCGATGATTGCCGAGCAAAATGAAGAACTAAAATCAGTTAACGAATTGCTGCAGCAGCAAGCCGAAGAGATCTCGCGCATGAATGTGCTGCTGGAGAAAGACAATATTATACTGCACAACGATATTGAAAAAGTAACCCACGACAGGGTGATGCTTACCGAAGTTGATTTTGAAGAGTTCAGCCGTATCTATCCGGACAGGGAAACCTGTTTCAAATTCCTTTCCGACCTGAAATGGGAACATGGTTATGCCTGCCGTAAATGCAGCAATACCCACTATGGCAGCGGGCATCTCCCCTATAGTCGCAGATGTTCAAAATGTGGTTATGAAGAATCGGTGATAGCCTACACCATTCTGCAAAATACCCGCATCCCTATCAATAAAGCTTTTTATATGATCTTCCTGATGTACTCAACCAAGGGCAAGATCTCATCACATAAACTTTCCGAAATCCTCTCTATTCGCCAAAGCACCTGCTGGGCATATAGCTCGCGCATTAAAAAAGTAATGGAGCAACGCAAAAAAGAGATCAAAAATGCCGGTGATAAAGGATGGAGCAAATTGGTGATTGATAACAGCACGAATCCTTAACTTCCACTCCACTCGCAATGAAGTCTTTTTTAAGTTTTGACTGGCGCAAGTATGTGGCGAGGGTTGCGCATAGGCTACTTGTGCCTCGACAAAGGCCCAAGTAGCATTTACCCATATTGCCGGCCCTTCATACTTGCTCTTGACTGGCGCAAGTATGTAGCGAGCGGGTGCGCGAAGGCTACTTGTGCCTTTGCCTTGCTAAAAAAAGGCCCAAGTAGCCTTTGCCCATATTGCCGACCCTTCATACTTGCGCCAGTAAAAAAAAGCCTTTTTTAAGTTTCTTCGATAGCATCTATTTTTTACTCCCACCCCCTCTCCTCCTATTTATTTATAGCTCAAAGCTATACTTACTCCTTTTTTCTTTAAAAGCAATTGCGAAATAAGCGTATCACAAAAAAAAATTTATTGCAACAAAAACGTTGCGCAGGCCATTTAAAGTAATTTTTACTGTTTCAAATCATGTGATGCAAGCGTATTAAAATTTATATAATACACTATAAATCAATTATTTATGAACATTTTACTTGATTGATCCGTTTAAATTCCTGTAGATTTGCTACAACCAATTTTAAGCTATACATAGCTCTGCTTTATGGAAAACAGTGTTGTATGGGTGCATTAGTCCCAAAACAATGCTTTGATATTCTTAAGCGACAGTTAAATATCATTATATGTATTTAGCTGTGGTATAGCAGCTTATGTGTTATTTTTTGAATATCAAATCAATCAACTAAATAATAACTAAATGAAAATCAATTACAAATTAATGCGGATTGCAGTCCTCACCCTGCTCTCTGCCGCTACTTTTTACTCCTGTAAAAAGAATGTTAACGCCCCTGAAGCACCTGATCAAAAGCAAAGCGGTACCGTGGCCCGCGCAGCCAACGAAGTAGTAAACGCCTGGCTTACTACTGCCGATCAGTCTAAGCTTCTACAGGCTCAAACCAGCTTTAACTTTGCCGCCGATGCCGGTACCAACGCAACAACCATTACGGTAGACGAAACCCAAACCTACCAGGGTATTGATGGCTTTGGTTTCACCTTAACCGGCGGCAGCGCCGGACTGCTTAACGGCCTCGGAGCCAACCAAACCAATGTACTTAATGAACTTTTTGGTACAGCCAACGGACAAATTGGTATCAGCTATATCCGTATCAGTATTGGTGCTTCCGACCTCAGCGCCAACGATTTTACCTACAACCAAACCGCCGGCGACTTTAACATGAACAATTTCAGCATCAGTGCCGAAAACCAGGACCTGCTGCCCATCCTGAAAAAGATCATCGCCATAAATCCATCTATCAAAATCATAGCTACCCCATGGACAGCCCCTACCTGGATGAAAGTGAATACTACCGGCAATAACGGATACACCGGCGGTAGCTTGAACACAGCAGCCGGTTATTATGATGCATACGCCCGCTACTTTGTAAAATACCTGCAGGCTATGCAGGCACAGGGCATTACTATAGATGCTATAACACCCCAGAATGAGCCGCTTAACCCTTACAATAACCCCAGTATGGTGATGCAGCCCAATGAGCAGGCTAATTTTATCAAAAACAACCTCGGTCCGCAAATCAGGGCAGCCGGTTTCCAGACTAAGATCATTGCCTATGACCATAATACCGACAGGATAGATTATCCCGAAACTGTACTGGCCGATGGTGGTGCTAATCCTTACGTTGACGGCTCGGCATTTCACCTGTACGCAGGCAATATCAGCTCGTTAACCGATGTGCATAATGCCTATCCTAACAAAAACGTTTACTTCACCGAGCAATGGGTTGGTGCGCCAAGCAATTTTGGCGGCGATCTGTCATGGCACGTTAACACGCTGATCATCGGCGCTACCCGCAACTGGAGCCGTAATGTGCTTGAATGGAACCTGGCTGCCGATCCCAACAATAACCCGCATACAGCGGGAGGCTGCAGCACCTGTTTAGGCGGCATCACCGTTAGCGGTACATCTATTACCCGCAACGTTGGTTATTACATTATCGGCCATGCCTCAAAATTTGTACGTCCGGGAGCTGTGCGTATTGCCTCAAACCTATCGGGTAGTATCCAAAACGTGGCTTTCAAAAATTCGGATGGTAGCAAAGTGCTTATTGCCCTTAACAATGGCTCGTCAAGCACCAGCTTTAAAGTAAAATGGGGTGCCGAATCTTTCACTTACACTTTAGCCGCGGGTGCCGTAGTAACCTTTAAATGGACAGGCACACAATCAAGTGGTTCAAGCTCTGGCGCGCCTATTGGCTCAACCATCACCCTAAAAGGCTTTAATAATCAATATGTAAGCAGTGAAAATGGCACTCAGGCCATGAATTGCAACCGCCCTACAGCATCTGCATGGGAGCAATTTCTTGTTGTTGATGCAGGAGCCGGCAAAATAGCGTTGCAGTCGATGGGTAAATATGTATCCTCCGAAAACGGCACCCAAGCTATTACCTGTAACCGCACAACCTATGGCGATTGGGAAAAATTTGACTGGGTACCTACAACAGACGGCAAGGTTACCTTAAGGGGCAATAACGGCAAATTCATCTCCAGCGAGAATGGCACGCAGGCCATGACATGTACCCGTGCTACGGCATCGGGCTGGGAAGCATTTGGTGTAAACCAATAATTACTTAACGAAACCAATTAATTATTCACCAATACCATCATTATGAAACAACTTTTAAACTTTGCGAAGAGTGCCGTTACCGCATCGGCGTTCATGCTCTTAATTTCATCCTGCAGCAAGGATTTGAACAGGCCGGCACCTGCCATTAAAACAGCCGATGAAACAACAAGCGGCTCAAGCACCACACCAAGGGCCGGTACGCTGCTCTGGAGCGATGAATTTAACGGAACCAGTGTTAACACAGCTAACTGGAACATTGATAACGGCAACCCCGGGGTTAACAATGAAAAAGAATATTATCAATCAGCAAATGCTACTGTATCAGGAGGGTTCCTCACCATTACAGCACGTAAGCAAACAGTTGGTGGTCAACCGTATACATCGGCCAAACTGACTACTGCCGGTAAATACCAACCAACATCAGGCCGTATTGAGGCAAGCATCAAACTTCCGGGCGTACAGGGCACCTGGCCCGCATTTTGGATGCTGGGTGCAAATATCGGCACCGTAGGCTGGCCACAATGCGGCGAAATAGATATTATGGAGCAGGTAAACACCTCCAATACTATTTTAGGTACCATGCACTGGTATAATAACGGGGGGCACGTACAATATGGAGGCAGCACTACCACAACGCCAACCGGCTTCCATACCTACGCGGTTGAATGGGATGCTAATTCTATCCGCTGGTATGTGGATAATACCTTGTATGTAACCGGTAACATTGCCAATAACATTAACAATACCGGTGCGTTCCATAATCCATTCTTTATCATCCTTAACCTGGCTATTGGTGGCGATTTGCCTGGTAATACCATTAACGATGGCGCGTTACCTTGTAATATGGTGGTTGACTACGTACGGGTTTATGACCTTTCAGGTACCAGTACTAACCCTCCTATTGGTCAAACCATTACCTTAAAAGGATTTAACAACCAATACGTTAGCAGCGAAAACGGCACACAAGCCATGAATTGTAACCGCCCTACTGCGTCGGCCTGGGAACAATTTACTGTAGTTGATGCCGGCGGAGGCAAAGTAGCGCTACAGGCTATGGGTAAATATGTATCAAGTGAAAATGGAACACAAGCCATCACCTGTAACCGCACTACCGTAGGCGACTGGGAAAAATTTGACTGGGTGCCAACTGCCGATGGTAAAGTTACCTTCAGGGGTAATAATGGCAAGTTTATATCAAGCGAAAACGGCACACAACCGATGACCTGTACCCGTGCAACAGCATCGGGCTGGGAAGCTTTTGGTGTAAATCAATAATTTAAAATGATATATTTAGCCTGCTCTTGTAATTAAGAGCAGGCTTCTGTTTTATAAACCTATCCATGAAAAAACTTACCGGCTTTTGTTTTTTTTGGCTGATGATAAGCACTCCTGTGTTATATGCCCAATCTGATAATAACAAATTGCTGTTTAATATTACCGATGGCTACCAATGTGAAAGCTTTCACTGGTCGATAGCCGGTAACAGCAATGGGCAAAACCCTAATGTTTTTTCAGAACTGAAATGGACAAAACTCAGCGGACAAAGTATTGGAGCATCCCTGCAATGGAATGTATATCAAAAGTTTAGTGTTTATGCTGATTATACCCGCCAATTTATCACATCAGGCTCAGTAAAGGATTCGGATTACAGTGGTGATAACCGCACCGGCAATACTTATAACGAAACTTTTAATGCCGGCAAAGGTCATACACAAGGCTGGTCGTTAGGCATTGGATATCAATTAATTAATAACAATTGGCTTAAGCTTACTCCTTATGCCGGTTACAGTGATAACAGGCAATCGTTATATTTATATGATGATGCTAACCGCTTTCCGGGTTTAAATAGTAGCTACCAAACAAAATGGAAAGGTGCATTTATTAAGGCCATCGCTTCATTTAAACTGATCGAAAAATTAAGATTCAATAGTGATATCACCTATAACCAGGTAAGTTATAATGCCCTGGGTAACTGGAACCTGATCACAACTTTTCAGCATCCGGTTAGTTACCACCACCATGCCAACGGCTATGGCTTAAATATGAATGGCACATTGGCCTACTCCATCAGCAAACTTATAGCTATACAAGCCGGCGGCGGGTACCTGCACTGGCAAACCGGTAACGGTACTGACGAACTTTATCTCAGCAGCGGTGAGGTTGATAAAACCCAGATGAATGGCGCATTCAGGAACGGGTTCAAGGTGTTTGGAGGGGTGATAGTTTCACTGTAGTATTCTTCTTCGACTTCAGTTTCGC includes:
- a CDS encoding glycoside hydrolase family 30 protein; its protein translation is MKNNFTRVLLASFITVGVFSGEACGKKSTVTPAPTVPPVTPPVVTPVKSDVAMWLTTADQTIAFAKQNAAINFSTTAASGSTININAATTYQTIDGFGYCLTGGSAMVLNKLTAQKQDEVLKDLFQTDDTHIGVSYLRISIGASDMSATDYTYDEVTPGQTDVDLKSFSIDAEKADLIPVLKKILAINPNIKILGSPWTAPTWMKVNPLGNNGFKGGSLNTAYYDAYARYFVKYIQAMKAEGITIDAITPQNEPLNANNNPAMYMPSNEQANFIKNNLGPQFKTAGITTKIIIYDHNADNTRYPVDIFSDAAANPFVDGSAFHLYNGDINALGPLHDAFPNKNLYFTEQYTPSNGGFGGDLSWHVSNLIIGATRNWCRNVLEWNLATDPEYGPHTDGGCTTCRGALTVTSSSAVTKNVSYYIIAHASKFVRPGAVRISSDNVAGLPNVAFKNTDGSTVLIVLNSSGSQQTFNFKIDGKTASSTLANGSVATYVW
- a CDS encoding 7TM diverse intracellular signaling domain-containing protein; the protein is MFKLLLRSFIGIVVFCLCFSTGIKAQTTVQINDNVNQHIFEYKQIIYFEDTTGKLGLDGIHAAYLAGKFQTNPQPTPVTQHNNSAYWYRIKIGKANATNNNWILEFFDQTIDSITVYSPVNDTYRATSLGSSHPFSARFYKHKNFSVNINSNHGPDDVYYIRIRSGHSVNVIMVLRTVSRFIGYALDEYFFFGVFYGMILVFGLYNFMMFIAMRQVQYLYYIIYNLSIGLYEMCADGIAYQYIWPDYPAWNNYAYGIALFSASIFAILFAQKLLNLKVNAPRLNKVIKGVIVFRCLYFLACITINMAWFNYKIIEFLPLCISFYAGCYVLIKGYKPARFFVIGYTFLLTGFIIKTCIALNIWWLPVTEFDYYSLSVCFIMEMLFISFAIGDKVRILKKEKDVAQQNIIAQMKQNEELKDTLNRSLEAQVQERTRELVEKSSMIAEQNEELKSVNELLQQQAEEISRMNVLLEKDNIILHNDIEKVTHDRVMLTEVDFEEFSRIYPDRETCFKFLSDLKWEHGYACRKCSNTHYGSGHLPYSRRCSKCGYEESVIAYTILQNTRIPINKAFYMIFLMYSTKGKISSHKLSEILSIRQSTCWAYSSRIKKVMEQRKKEIKNAGDKGWSKLVIDNSTNP
- a CDS encoding glycoside hydrolase family 30 beta sandwich domain-containing protein, encoding MKINYKLMRIAVLTLLSAATFYSCKKNVNAPEAPDQKQSGTVARAANEVVNAWLTTADQSKLLQAQTSFNFAADAGTNATTITVDETQTYQGIDGFGFTLTGGSAGLLNGLGANQTNVLNELFGTANGQIGISYIRISIGASDLSANDFTYNQTAGDFNMNNFSISAENQDLLPILKKIIAINPSIKIIATPWTAPTWMKVNTTGNNGYTGGSLNTAAGYYDAYARYFVKYLQAMQAQGITIDAITPQNEPLNPYNNPSMVMQPNEQANFIKNNLGPQIRAAGFQTKIIAYDHNTDRIDYPETVLADGGANPYVDGSAFHLYAGNISSLTDVHNAYPNKNVYFTEQWVGAPSNFGGDLSWHVNTLIIGATRNWSRNVLEWNLAADPNNNPHTAGGCSTCLGGITVSGTSITRNVGYYIIGHASKFVRPGAVRIASNLSGSIQNVAFKNSDGSKVLIALNNGSSSTSFKVKWGAESFTYTLAAGAVVTFKWTGTQSSGSSSGAPIGSTITLKGFNNQYVSSENGTQAMNCNRPTASAWEQFLVVDAGAGKIALQSMGKYVSSENGTQAITCNRTTYGDWEKFDWVPTTDGKVTLRGNNGKFISSENGTQAMTCTRATASGWEAFGVNQ
- a CDS encoding family 16 glycosylhydrolase; the protein is MKQLLNFAKSAVTASAFMLLISSCSKDLNRPAPAIKTADETTSGSSTTPRAGTLLWSDEFNGTSVNTANWNIDNGNPGVNNEKEYYQSANATVSGGFLTITARKQTVGGQPYTSAKLTTAGKYQPTSGRIEASIKLPGVQGTWPAFWMLGANIGTVGWPQCGEIDIMEQVNTSNTILGTMHWYNNGGHVQYGGSTTTTPTGFHTYAVEWDANSIRWYVDNTLYVTGNIANNINNTGAFHNPFFIILNLAIGGDLPGNTINDGALPCNMVVDYVRVYDLSGTSTNPPIGQTITLKGFNNQYVSSENGTQAMNCNRPTASAWEQFTVVDAGGGKVALQAMGKYVSSENGTQAITCNRTTVGDWEKFDWVPTADGKVTFRGNNGKFISSENGTQPMTCTRATASGWEAFGVNQ